Within the Pelagovum pacificum genome, the region GTCCGTCAGCGAGACGAAGATCCGCTTCGCGACGCCCGACATCACGCTGACCTCCAAGGTCATCGACGGTACGTTCCCGGACTACAGCCGCGTCATTCCGAGCGGCAACACCCGCAAGCTCGAAGTCGATGCCAGCGAGTTCGCCAAGGCCGTCGACCGTGTCGCCACCGTCTCGTCCGAGCGGAGCCGCGCCGTGAAGCTGAGCCTCGACGAGGACCGACTCGTGCTCTCGGTGAATGCGCCCGACAGCGGCAATGCCGAGGAAGAGCTCGCCGTCGCCTATGCCGACGAGAAGCTCGATATCGGGTTCAACGCCAAGTACCTGCTCGAAATTGCCAGCCAGGTGGACCGCGAGAACGCCGTGTTCCTGTTCAACTCGTCCGGCGACCCGACGCTGATGCGCGAGGGCAGCGATACCTCCGCCGTCTACGTCGTCATGCCGATGCGGGTCTGACCAGGTGTCCGCTTGCGGACAGCCGTCTGACCTTATGACAGCCAGCGAAATCCCGATCCGTCGGGATTTTTGCTGAGCGCCGCATGGGCACGCTCGCCGTCACCCGGCTGACCCTCAGCCATTTCCGCAGCCACAAGCGGGCCGTGGTCGAAACGGACGCGCGTCCGGTTGCGGTCTACGGTCCGAACGGCGCGGGCAAGACCAACCTCTTGGAGGCGGTTTCGATCCTCTCTCCCGGGCGCGGGTTGCGCCGTGCGAGCGCGGAGGAGATGACCCGCCGTCCGGAGGCCCTCGGCTGGAAGGTGACGGCGGAACTCGACGCACCGGGTCGCCCGCACGAGGTGGAGACATGGTCCGAAGGCGGAGCCGCGCGGCAGGTCAGGATCGACGGCAAGGCCGCGCCGCAGGTGGCGCTGGGCCGGATCGCGCAGGTGCTCTGGCTGATCCCGTCGATGGACCGGCTCTGGATCGAGGGGGCGGAGGGACGGCGGCGCTTCCTCGACCGTGCCGTGTTGAGTTTCGAACCCGACCATGCCGCCGAGACGCTGACCTACGAGAAGGCGATGCGGGAGCGGAACCGCCTTCTGAAGGACGAGGTGCGCGACATGCACTGGTACGGCGCGCTCGAGGCCCAGATGGCCACCGCAGGGGCGAAGATCCACGCGGCCCGGCTGGCGACACTGGAAGAGCTCCGCGCGGCGCAGGACGGGGCTGACACGGCGTTCCCTGCTGCCGCGCTGTCGCTGATCCAGCCCGACGGCGGCCTGCCAGGCGACGAGGAAGACCTCAGGCGTGCGCTTGCGGACAACCGTCCGAGAGACATGGCCGCCGGGCGCACGCTCCTTGGCCCGCACCGGACCGACCTCGCGGCGGTCTACGAAGCGAAGGGCGTCGACGCGAAGGATTGCTCCACCGGCGAGCAGAAGGCGCTGCTGATCTCGCTGATCCTCGCCAACGGTCGGGCCTTGGCCGCGCGGACGGGCGCGCCGCCGCTGTTGCTGCTGGACGAGGTGTCGGCCCATCTGGACGCGACACGGCGGGCGACGCTTTATGACGAGATCGTTGCGCTCGGCGCGCAGGCGTGGATGACAGGAACCGGCCCGGAGCTGTTCGAAGAGCTTGGCGACCGGGCGCAGAGGATCGAAGTCCGTGAAACGGACGGTATCAGCGAGGTAGGCACGCCATGAGGGCGGTGTTGGAGCATTTTGGCCTGTCCGGCCCGCCGCTCGGAGAAGGCGGGGAGGCGCAGGTCTGGGCACTGGACGAGGCGCGCGTGCTGCGGGTCTGGCGCGGCGGCGGCTTTGACGACCAGACCGAGCGGCGCAAGGTGCTGCACGATGACCTGCAGCCGGGCGCTCGTGCGGCGGGCATTGCGATTCCGGACGTGCTGGAGACCGGCGAGACGGATGGCCAGTACTGGACAGTCGAAAGCCGCCTGCCGGGCCGCCCGCTGAGCGTGGTTCTTGAGGGCGATTGCGACCGGGAGGCGCTGGTCTCCGGCTACATGGAGACCGCCATTCGGTTGGGAGACCTGCTGGGCGGCACGACCCACCGCGAGATCTGCCACGAGGCGCCGCTGTCCTCCGATAACGGGCCGACATTCCTGCGGCTGCTGGCGGAGCGGTCGCTGACGGCGTCGCCACTGGACATCCCCGCGCCCGATCCGGGGCTCGGCGACGGGCCCGTCGGGCTGGTTCATATGGATTACTACCCGTCGAACCTTATGGCGACGGAGACGGAGATCACCGGCGTCCTCGATTTCGGCTATGGCTGCTTTCTGTCGGACCGGCGGCTGACGCCGCTTGTGGCGGCGGTTGCGCTCAGCCGCTACGTGACACCGGGCGCAAGGGAGGCCGACCGTGCGTTCGCCGTGCGGTGGCTTGAGGCGCGTGAACTCGGACACCTGACCGTCAAGGTGCAGCCGTGGATCGCCGCCTATTGGGCCTTCGCGATGAACGACGAGCCGGTGGTCGAGCGGTGGATCCCGGCGATGCTGGAAGGGAGAGGTCTGGATGAAGATTGAACGGATCGAAGAGATGCGGCTGGATCGCGCCAAGGAAGCCGAAGCGGAGTCGCTGATCCAGCTTTGCTTCCCCCGCGCCGGGTTCGGCGGGCGCAGCTTTCATGGTCAGCGGCACCATGTCCGCATCCTCGCCTGGGACGATGGCCTGGTCGGGCACATGGCGATGACTTACCGCGCGATCCGCGTCGGCGACCGCCTGGTGGACATGGTCGGGTTGGCCGAGGTCTGCACTCATCCCGACCGCCGGGGCGAGGGGATCGCGGGTAAGATGCTGGAGGCCGCCATAGCCGAGGCGAAGGCCAGCCCCGCCTCCGTCTTCCTGCTGTTCGGGAACGCCGGGCTTTATGCCGCGAACGGTTTCGTGGCGAAGCAGAACCCGCTGCGATGGCTCGATCGCACGGGCGCGCGCACGAACGAGGTGAAGGAAGGCCCGTCCGACGGGCTCATGGTCATGGCGCTGGACGACACGCCGTGGGACGACGACGCGCTGGTCGACGTGGCCGGCAGCATGTTCTGAAGAGCGTGAGATGACCGTCACCGCCTCGCAACTCGCCCTCTATGCCGGGGCGCTGTTCATACTGTTCCTGACGCCGGGGCCGGTGTGGGTCGCCCTCGCCGCGCGGGCGATGTCGGGCGGCTTCCGCGCCGCGTGGCCACTGGCGCTTGGTGTGGTCGTGGGCGACGTGCTCTGGCCGTTCCTCGCCATCCTCGGGGTGACGTGGATCGTCGGCGTGTTCGCGGGTTTCATGACCGTGCTGCGCTGGGTGGCCTGTGTGACGTTCCTCGTCATGGGCGTGCTCGTCTGGCGCAATGCGGACAAGAGTATCGCAACGGACAGCCGTCTGACGCGGCCCGGGATGTGGGCCGGGTTCATGGCCGGTGTCGCGGTGATCCTCGGAAACCCGAAGGCCATCCTGTTCTACATGGGCGTGTTGCCGGGGTTCTTCGATCTGACGGCCCTGACCATCGCCGACATGGCGGCGATCGCGGCCTTGTCGGCCATCGTGCCGCTGCTCGGCAACCTCGCGCTCGCCAGCATGATCGACCGGGCGCGGCGGCTTCTGACCTCGCCCACGGCGCTGCGCCGGACCAACCGGACGGCGGGTGGAATGCTGATCGCCGTCGGCCTCGTCATCCCGTTCACCTGAGCCGCGGAGAGGGCTCTCGGAGGGCCTTCCGCGGTGTCGGCCGGGCGTGGCGCGGATCTACCAAATATTGTGTAGTTCGCGTGACAATGCCGCCCGGAAATCGTATATGATGGGCAGTAATAACAAGGACGACCAACATGGCAGAACCGGAGCGCATACCGGAAGAATACGGCGCTGATTCCATCAAAGTTCTCAAGGGCTTGGAAGCCGTCCGCAAACGTCCGGGCATGTACATCGGTGACACGGACGACGGCAGCGGTCTGCACCACATGGTGTACGAGGTCGTGGACAACGGCATCGACGAGGCTCTGGCCGGTCATGCCGACCATGTGAAGGTCAAGATCCACGCGGATTCCTCCGTCTCTGTCTTCGACAACGGGCGCGGCATTCCGGTCGACATCCACCAGGAAGAAGGCGTCTCGGCGGCCGAGGTCATCATGACCCAGCTCCACGCCGGCGGTAAGTTCGACCAGAACAGCTACAAGGTGTCCGGCGGTCTGCACGGCGTCGGCGTGTCCGTCGTCAATGCGCTGTCCGTCTGGCTGGAACTGCGCATCTGGCGCAACGGCAAGGAACACGTCGCCCGGTTCGAGCATGGCGAGACCGCCAAGCACCTCGAGGTGGTCGGCGAAGCAAAGGGGCTGACCGGGACCGAAGTGCGGTTCCTCGCCTCGACCGACACGTTCTCCAACCTCGACTACTCGTTCGAGACGCTGGAGAAGCGCCTGCGCGAACTCGCGTTCCTGAACAGTGGCGTGCGTATCATCCTCGAGGACGAGCGCCCGGCGGAGCCGCTCCGCAGCGAGCTGTTCTACGAAGGCGGCGTGAAGGAGTTCGTGAAGTATCTCGACCGCTCCAAGACCGCGATGCTGCCCGACCCGATCCACGTCGAGGGTATGCGGGACGACATCACCGTCGAGGTCGCGATGTGGTGGAACGACACCTACCACGAGACGGTGCTGCCCTTCACCAACAACATCCCGCAGCGCGATGGCGGCACGCACATGGCGGGCTTCCGGGGCGCGCTGACGCGGACGATCACCAAGTACGCGACCGACAGCGGCATCGCCAAGAAGGAGAAGGTCAGCTTCACCGGCGACGACATGCGCGAGGGGCTGACCTGCGTGCTGTCCGTGAAGGTCCCCGATCCAAAGTTCTCCTCCCAGACGAAGGACAAGCTCGTCTCCTCCGAGGTCCGGCCTGCGGTCGAAAGCCTCGTCAGCGAGAAGCTTTCCGAGTGGTTCGAGGAGAATCCGAACGAGGCGCGGATGATCGTCGGCAAGATCGTCGAGGCGGCGCTGGCCCGCGAAGCCGCCCGCAAGGCGCGCGAACTGACCCGCCGCAAGACGGCGATGGACGTGAACTACCTCGCCGGCAAGCTGAAGGACTGCTCCGAGAAGGACCCGACGCTCACCGAGCTGTACCTCGTCGAGGGTGACTCCGCCGGTGGCTCCGCCCAGACCGGCCGGGACCGGCGCACGCAGGCCATCCTGCCGCTCAAGGGCAAGATCCTGAACGTTGAGCGGGCGCGGTTCGACAAGATGCTCGGCAGCCAGGAGATCGGTAACCTCGTTATGGCGCTCGGCACCGGGATCGGGCGGGACGAGTTCGACATCTCCAAGCTGCGCTACCACAAGATCGTCATCATGACGGACGCCGACGTCGATGGGGCGCACATCCGCACGCTGCTGCTGACGTTCTTCTTCCGCCAGATGCCGGAGCTGATCCTCAACGGTCACATCTACATTGCGCAGCCACCGCTTTACAAAGTGACGCGCGGCCGGTCGGAGGTCTACCTCAAGGACCAGCCGGCGATGGACAACTACCTGATCGAGCAGGGGATCGAGGGCGCCGCCCTCCGCCTCGGCTCGGGCGAGGAGATCGTCGGGCAGGACCTGCGGCGCGTCGTCGAGGACGCACGGTCGCTGCGCGGGGTGCTGGGGTCGTTCCCGACGCACTACCAGCGGCACATCCTCGAACAGGCCGCCATCGCCGGGGCCTTCGTGCCCGGCGCGGTAGATGCCGACCTCCAGGGCGTGGCCAACGACGTGGCCGCCCGGCTCGACCTGATCGCGCTCGAATACGAGAAGGGCTGGCAGGGGAGGATCACGCAGGACAAGGGCATCCGTCTTGCCCGCATCCTGCGCGGCGTGGAAGAGGTCCGCACGCTTGACGGCCCGATGCTCCGCTCCGGCGAGGCACGGCGCACCGGCAGCTTCACCAAGGCGCTGCAGGACGTCTACAGCGTGCCGGCGACGCTCTTCCGCAAGGATCGCAAGCAGGTGATCTACGGGCCGCTCGACCTTCTGAAGGCGATCCTCGAGGAAGGCGAACGCGGTCTGACGCTTCAACGCTACAAGGGTCTGGGCGAGATGAACCCGGAGCAGCTCTGGGAGACGACGCTCGATCCCGATGCGCGGACCTTCCTGCAGGTGAAGATCGGCGACAGCACCGAGGCCGACGACATCTTCACCAAGTTGATGGGCGACGTGGTGGAGCCCCGCCGCGATTTCATCCAGCAGAACGCGCTGTCGGTGGAGAACCTGGACTTCTGATGCCGGGACGCACGGCGCACATCGGATGATGGGGGCGAGTGCGTATCGGATGACGGGGTGGGGTGCGCATCAAGCGCGCACCCTACGATTTGTTGCGACGACCCGGGACACGTAGGGTGCGCGTTCAATGCGCACCCCCGAATGCCGACCAAAGCGCCTCGGGACGATGCCGATCTGACGGGTAGAGGCACAGATGCAGGACACCTCGGGCGCGGGCGCCCGCGCCACGATTTCCCTGACACTCGCCGCGCTGTTCTGGTCGGGCAATTTCATCGCGGGGCGGGCGCTTGGCGGAAGCGTGCCGCCGCTCGAGTTGAACGTGATCCGCTGGCTCATCTGCCTCGCGCTGCTGCTGCCGTTCACGCTGCCCGCATTGGTGCGCCATCGCGCCGTGATCCGGCGGGACCTGCGGCTCATCCTGCTGCTCGGCCTTACCGGCATCGCCGGGTTCCATACCCTCGTTTACCAGGCTCTGCGCCTCACCCCGGCGGTCAACGCGCTGCTGATCCTGTCGCTCGCGCCGGTGGTCACTGTCGTGGGCGGAGCGATCTGGAACGGTTTCCGGCCAAGCGCGATGCAGATCGCGGGGCTGGTGGTGTCGGCGATCGGGGCCCTCGTGATCCTGCTGTTCGGCAGCGGCGGGCAGGACCAGCTGGGCCGGTTAGATACCGGGACACTCTGGATGCTGGCCGCGATCGTCGTCTGGGCCGCCTACTCGCTGCTGCTCCGCCGGCGACCACCGGACTTGCCGCAGGACGTGACACTGGCGGCGAGCATCATCGCGGGGCTCGCCATGATGGTGCCATTCTGGCTGTTGTTCGGAGTGCAGCGGTTCGAGCCGACCTTCGGCGTGGTCGCGGCGATCCTCTACATCGGGATCTTCGCGTCGCTGCTCGGGTTCCTGTTCTGGTCGTGGGGTCTGGCGCGGATCGGGCCGGAGCGGGCGGGCCAGTTCATCCACCTGATGCCGGTCTTCGGTGCCGTTCTTGCGGTGGTCCTGCTGGGCGAGCGGCTGCTGCCTGCACATGGACTCGGCGCCGCTCTGGCGGTCTGCGGCATTGTCCTGGTGAACCGGAGACCAACGCCGAAGTCTGGGTAAGTCCCTGAAAAGAAAAGCGGCGCCGGGGTAACCCGACGCCGCTTTCCGGATGGTCTGACGATTACTCGCCGGCGCCGAAGACGGCGTGATGCATCACGTGGAACAGGACGTTCTGCTCGAGCGTGCCGGAGACGAGGTGCGCGAACGGACCCTTGGCGTAAGCGGCCACGTCGACGCCCGAGTGGGTCTCGGACGACATCGGGACCAGCGCCTGCTGGAGGTAGTCGGGGTCGGTCACGGTCTCCTGGTCGACGTCCGGACGCTCACCGGAGAAGGTGCCGTCTTCCTGTTCGATCAGGACGGAGCCGGCGCCGTTCAGGTAGCCCACGATCGAGTAGGGCTTGCCGTCGGCGGCGAGGACCAGCTCGTCGGTGTGCTCGATGCCTTCCTGCGCGATGTCGTAGCAGAGGCCGGTGATGTCCGAGCCACGGCCGCAGTAGCCGTTGAACGCGATGGCGTGCTCGTGGTCAGCCGTGACGATGAGCAGCGTGTCCTCGTCATCGGTCATCTCGTCGGCGATGGCCACGGCCTCGGCAAAGGCGACGCCGTCGGTCAGGGTCCGGTAGAGGTTCCCGGCGTGGTTGGCGTGGTCGACGCGGCCAGCCTCGATCTCGAGGTAGAAGCCGTCTTCGTTGGTGGAGAGATACTCGATCGCGGCGGCGGTCATCTCGGCCAGCGAGGGCTCACCGGTGCGGTCGTACTCGTACATCATGTGGCTGTCTTCGAAGAGGCCGAGCACCGGGGCGGAGCCGTCGAGGGACAGGGCGTCGAACTCTTCCTGGTTGGACGCGAACTGCGCGCCGAGGTCCATCGCACGAGCCACGAGGTCGCTGTCATCGGCGCGGCTGCCGGTGATCTCGCCGTGGGCCGTTCCTTCGGGCGCGAAGTAACGGCCACCGCCGCCGAGCGCGAAGTCGATGACGCCGGCTTCCATCTGGTCGATCAGCTGAGTGGCGATGTCGCGGGAGCTCTCGCACTCTTCCGGCACGGCGTCTTCCCAGTTGCGGTTCGCGGTGCGGGCATAGACTGCTGCCGGGGTCGCGTGGGTGATGCGGGCAGTGGAGACGATCCCGACGGATTTGCCGGCTTCGGTCATCATCTCGGAGAACAGGTCGAGCCCGTTGTCGGCCTCGGTCGTGCAATCGTCGTGGATCGCGTTCTCGCCGAGGTTGATCAGGTTGAAGCGCTGCTTCACGCCCGTGTTCAGCGCACCGGCGGTCGGCGCGGAGTCCGGCGTCTGGGCGTTGATATTGTAGGTCTTCACCAGCGCGTTGTAGAAGTCGTTGCCTTCGTAGGGCAGGACGTAGTCCTCGCCGAGGCCGCCTTCCTGCTGACCCATGAAGAGCCGCGTGGCATAGTTGGTGGAGACGCCGTTGCCGTCGGCGACGAGGACGATCACGTTGCGTGCGGTGTTGGTGTTCGGCTGACGGTCCAGGATTTCCTGGATCGTTGTCTGGCCGGCGACGAACCAGTCGCTGCCGGACTGGGCGAGGTCCTGGGCGTTGGCCGACGTGGCCGCGGTGAGGGCCAGCGCGGAAACTGCAAACCTGATGTTCATTTGATTTCCCCTGCAGAATGTTGCCCGGGCGGAATAGGCCCGTGACCTCTCAGGTTGGCGACAATGATGTAACAAGAGGGTAACGGTCCGAAAAAAGTCCCGTTATGTTATAATGTTACGTGATGGGGTGCCTTCTTCGCGACCCCACTGTAGACAATGTCAGAGGGCCGGAGGAGGAGCCGCAAGATCATGTCGAACCCCTGCATCATCTGTGTCGCGATCACTGGCTCCCTGCCGAAGAAGGCGAACAACCCGGCGGTGCCGATCACCGTCGCCGAACAGGTCGAGAGCGCGCAGGAGGCCTTCGAGGCGGGCGCAACGATCTGTCACGCGCATGTCCGCAACGATGATGAGACGCCGTCCTCCGATCCGGAGAAGTTCGCGCGTCTGAAAGAGGGGCTTGAGGCGCATTGCCCCGGAATGATCGTTCAGTTCTCGACCGGAGGCCGGTCCGGTGCCGGTCAGGCGCGCGGTGGGATGTTGCCGCTCGGCCCGGACATGGCGTCTCTTTCGGTCGGATCGAACAATTTCCCGACGCGGGTCTACGAGAATCCGCCGGATCTCGTCGACTGGCTGGCGTCCGAGATGGCGATGCACGGCGTCGTGCCCGAGGTCGAGGCGTTCGACCTGTCACACATCCTGAGAGCGGCGGAGATGGCAAAGGCCGGGCAAATCCCGCCCGTCCCCTACGTACAGTTCGTGATGGGCGTGAAGAACGCCATGCCTGCCGACCGGGAGGTGTTCGACTTCTACATCCGCACGGTTCATCGTCTTTTCGGCGATGACGCGCCGTGGTGTGCTGCCGGGATCGGGGCGAACCAATTGCTTCTGAATGAATGGGCGATCTCGTCCGGTGGTCATGCGCGGACCGGGCTTGAGGACAATGTCCGGCTCGATCGGGAAACTCTGGCACCATCGAACGCGGCGCTGGTAAAGCGGGCGGTCGAGATCTGCGACAGATACGAGCGGCCGGTCGCTACGCCGGCACAGGCGCGCGAGATCCTCGGCCTGCGCCCGATCGCCTAGCAGCGGCGGTATTCGGTCACGTAGTCCGGCAACAGGATGACGAGGTCGCCTTCGTCGTCGGTCATCAACAGCATCCGTGTCGTCCACTCGTAGCCTTCGCCGGAGCAGGTCGCATCGAAGACCTGGCTGTTGCCGAGGCCGGGGATCGGGGTGAGCGGGGTCAGATCGCAGGCGCTTTCCCACCACGCGATGTGGTTCTCGGTGATCGTGACCTGCCCG harbors:
- the recF gene encoding DNA replication/repair protein RecF (All proteins in this family for which functions are known are DNA-binding proteins that assist the filamentation of RecA onto DNA for the initiation of recombination or recombinational repair.); translation: MGTLAVTRLTLSHFRSHKRAVVETDARPVAVYGPNGAGKTNLLEAVSILSPGRGLRRASAEEMTRRPEALGWKVTAELDAPGRPHEVETWSEGGAARQVRIDGKAAPQVALGRIAQVLWLIPSMDRLWIEGAEGRRRFLDRAVLSFEPDHAAETLTYEKAMRERNRLLKDEVRDMHWYGALEAQMATAGAKIHAARLATLEELRAAQDGADTAFPAAALSLIQPDGGLPGDEEDLRRALADNRPRDMAAGRTLLGPHRTDLAAVYEAKGVDAKDCSTGEQKALLISLILANGRALAARTGAPPLLLLDEVSAHLDATRRATLYDEIVALGAQAWMTGTGPELFEELGDRAQRIEVRETDGISEVGTP
- a CDS encoding phosphotransferase; the encoded protein is MRAVLEHFGLSGPPLGEGGEAQVWALDEARVLRVWRGGGFDDQTERRKVLHDDLQPGARAAGIAIPDVLETGETDGQYWTVESRLPGRPLSVVLEGDCDREALVSGYMETAIRLGDLLGGTTHREICHEAPLSSDNGPTFLRLLAERSLTASPLDIPAPDPGLGDGPVGLVHMDYYPSNLMATETEITGVLDFGYGCFLSDRRLTPLVAAVALSRYVTPGAREADRAFAVRWLEARELGHLTVKVQPWIAAYWAFAMNDEPVVERWIPAMLEGRGLDED
- a CDS encoding GNAT family N-acetyltransferase, with the translated sequence MKIERIEEMRLDRAKEAEAESLIQLCFPRAGFGGRSFHGQRHHVRILAWDDGLVGHMAMTYRAIRVGDRLVDMVGLAEVCTHPDRRGEGIAGKMLEAAIAEAKASPASVFLLFGNAGLYAANGFVAKQNPLRWLDRTGARTNEVKEGPSDGLMVMALDDTPWDDDALVDVAGSMF
- a CDS encoding LysE family translocator — its product is MTVTASQLALYAGALFILFLTPGPVWVALAARAMSGGFRAAWPLALGVVVGDVLWPFLAILGVTWIVGVFAGFMTVLRWVACVTFLVMGVLVWRNADKSIATDSRLTRPGMWAGFMAGVAVILGNPKAILFYMGVLPGFFDLTALTIADMAAIAALSAIVPLLGNLALASMIDRARRLLTSPTALRRTNRTAGGMLIAVGLVIPFT
- the gyrB gene encoding DNA topoisomerase (ATP-hydrolyzing) subunit B, which produces MAEPERIPEEYGADSIKVLKGLEAVRKRPGMYIGDTDDGSGLHHMVYEVVDNGIDEALAGHADHVKVKIHADSSVSVFDNGRGIPVDIHQEEGVSAAEVIMTQLHAGGKFDQNSYKVSGGLHGVGVSVVNALSVWLELRIWRNGKEHVARFEHGETAKHLEVVGEAKGLTGTEVRFLASTDTFSNLDYSFETLEKRLRELAFLNSGVRIILEDERPAEPLRSELFYEGGVKEFVKYLDRSKTAMLPDPIHVEGMRDDITVEVAMWWNDTYHETVLPFTNNIPQRDGGTHMAGFRGALTRTITKYATDSGIAKKEKVSFTGDDMREGLTCVLSVKVPDPKFSSQTKDKLVSSEVRPAVESLVSEKLSEWFEENPNEARMIVGKIVEAALAREAARKARELTRRKTAMDVNYLAGKLKDCSEKDPTLTELYLVEGDSAGGSAQTGRDRRTQAILPLKGKILNVERARFDKMLGSQEIGNLVMALGTGIGRDEFDISKLRYHKIVIMTDADVDGAHIRTLLLTFFFRQMPELILNGHIYIAQPPLYKVTRGRSEVYLKDQPAMDNYLIEQGIEGAALRLGSGEEIVGQDLRRVVEDARSLRGVLGSFPTHYQRHILEQAAIAGAFVPGAVDADLQGVANDVAARLDLIALEYEKGWQGRITQDKGIRLARILRGVEEVRTLDGPMLRSGEARRTGSFTKALQDVYSVPATLFRKDRKQVIYGPLDLLKAILEEGERGLTLQRYKGLGEMNPEQLWETTLDPDARTFLQVKIGDSTEADDIFTKLMGDVVEPRRDFIQQNALSVENLDF
- a CDS encoding DMT family transporter, translating into MQDTSGAGARATISLTLAALFWSGNFIAGRALGGSVPPLELNVIRWLICLALLLPFTLPALVRHRAVIRRDLRLILLLGLTGIAGFHTLVYQALRLTPAVNALLILSLAPVVTVVGGAIWNGFRPSAMQIAGLVVSAIGALVILLFGSGGQDQLGRLDTGTLWMLAAIVVWAAYSLLLRRRPPDLPQDVTLAASIIAGLAMMVPFWLLFGVQRFEPTFGVVAAILYIGIFASLLGFLFWSWGLARIGPERAGQFIHLMPVFGAVLAVVLLGERLLPAHGLGAALAVCGIVLVNRRPTPKSG
- a CDS encoding alkaline phosphatase, whose amino-acid sequence is MNIRFAVSALALTAATSANAQDLAQSGSDWFVAGQTTIQEILDRQPNTNTARNVIVLVADGNGVSTNYATRLFMGQQEGGLGEDYVLPYEGNDFYNALVKTYNINAQTPDSAPTAGALNTGVKQRFNLINLGENAIHDDCTTEADNGLDLFSEMMTEAGKSVGIVSTARITHATPAAVYARTANRNWEDAVPEECESSRDIATQLIDQMEAGVIDFALGGGGRYFAPEGTAHGEITGSRADDSDLVARAMDLGAQFASNQEEFDALSLDGSAPVLGLFEDSHMMYEYDRTGEPSLAEMTAAAIEYLSTNEDGFYLEIEAGRVDHANHAGNLYRTLTDGVAFAEAVAIADEMTDDEDTLLIVTADHEHAIAFNGYCGRGSDITGLCYDIAQEGIEHTDELVLAADGKPYSIVGYLNGAGSVLIEQEDGTFSGERPDVDQETVTDPDYLQQALVPMSSETHSGVDVAAYAKGPFAHLVSGTLEQNVLFHVMHHAVFGAGE
- a CDS encoding BKACE family enzyme, with the translated sequence MSNPCIICVAITGSLPKKANNPAVPITVAEQVESAQEAFEAGATICHAHVRNDDETPSSDPEKFARLKEGLEAHCPGMIVQFSTGGRSGAGQARGGMLPLGPDMASLSVGSNNFPTRVYENPPDLVDWLASEMAMHGVVPEVEAFDLSHILRAAEMAKAGQIPPVPYVQFVMGVKNAMPADREVFDFYIRTVHRLFGDDAPWCAAGIGANQLLLNEWAISSGGHARTGLEDNVRLDRETLAPSNAALVKRAVEICDRYERPVATPAQAREILGLRPIA